The following are from one region of the Sandaracinus amylolyticus genome:
- a CDS encoding acyl-CoA dehydrogenase family protein has translation MTTTDRSFMKSLFGGVIEQDLVFPYPELKADERENLSLMLDNVQKFCETRVDSKKIDKEHTIPEEVLAGMKELGLFGLSIPEEYGGLGLSTTSYARVMQEVAAYDASLAVTMGAHQSIGCKAIVLLGTEAQKRKYLPRLASGEQVAAFALTEPGAGSDAASITTRAELSPDGEHYILNGSKIWITNGGFADVFTVFARTTELDPSAKPKITALIVERAHGVKNGPNEEKMGIRGSSTTEIFFDDVRVPAGNVIGEAGRGFKVAMEVLNNGRLGLAAGCVGASKRLIDMATERVNERKAFGRSIGDFGMIKEKIARMVCETYALESMTYLTTGLVDAKVADYSVESAICKVFGSETLWSVVNETLQIAAGIGYMVEYPYERLMRDSRINMIFEGTNEILRAFIALAGMQGPGRQLAEVARAMREPIKGFGPLSEYVIQRARSVIGRERLSRAHPVLARETVLFEQQTAALAAATERVLRKHGKDIAEKQFVQKRIAEVAIDLYAMAATLSRTTRAIEARGEEGARREIELCQGFAIIAEKRLADRLGEMERDSDELLKSIATRAYEDRGYPLDIV, from the coding sequence ATGACCACCACTGATCGCAGCTTCATGAAGTCGCTCTTCGGCGGGGTGATCGAGCAGGACCTCGTCTTCCCGTATCCAGAGCTCAAGGCCGACGAGCGCGAGAACCTCTCGCTGATGCTCGACAACGTGCAGAAGTTCTGCGAGACGCGCGTCGACTCCAAGAAGATCGACAAGGAGCACACGATCCCCGAGGAGGTGCTCGCGGGCATGAAGGAGCTCGGGCTCTTCGGCCTCTCGATCCCCGAGGAGTACGGCGGGCTCGGCCTCAGCACGACGTCCTACGCGCGCGTGATGCAGGAGGTCGCGGCGTACGACGCGTCGCTCGCGGTCACGATGGGCGCGCACCAGTCGATCGGCTGCAAGGCGATCGTCCTGCTCGGCACCGAGGCCCAGAAGCGCAAGTACCTCCCGCGCCTCGCGAGCGGCGAGCAGGTCGCGGCGTTCGCGCTCACCGAGCCCGGCGCGGGCAGCGACGCGGCGAGCATCACCACGCGCGCCGAGCTCTCGCCCGACGGCGAGCACTACATCCTGAACGGCTCGAAGATCTGGATCACGAACGGCGGCTTCGCCGACGTCTTCACGGTGTTCGCGCGCACCACCGAGCTCGATCCGAGCGCGAAGCCGAAGATCACCGCGCTGATCGTCGAGCGCGCACACGGCGTGAAGAACGGCCCGAACGAAGAGAAGATGGGCATCCGCGGCTCGTCGACGACCGAGATCTTCTTCGACGACGTGCGCGTGCCCGCCGGCAACGTGATCGGCGAGGCCGGCCGCGGCTTCAAGGTCGCGATGGAGGTGCTCAACAACGGGCGCCTCGGCCTCGCGGCGGGCTGCGTCGGCGCGAGCAAGCGCCTCATCGACATGGCGACCGAGCGCGTCAACGAGCGCAAGGCGTTCGGCCGCAGCATCGGCGACTTCGGGATGATCAAGGAGAAGATCGCGCGGATGGTCTGCGAGACCTACGCGCTCGAGTCGATGACGTACCTGACGACCGGGCTCGTCGACGCGAAGGTCGCCGACTACTCGGTCGAGAGCGCGATCTGCAAGGTGTTCGGCAGCGAGACGCTGTGGAGCGTCGTCAACGAGACGCTGCAGATCGCGGCGGGCATCGGCTACATGGTCGAGTACCCGTACGAGCGCCTGATGCGCGACTCGCGCATCAACATGATCTTCGAGGGCACCAACGAGATCCTACGCGCGTTCATCGCGCTCGCGGGCATGCAGGGCCCGGGGCGCCAGCTCGCAGAGGTCGCGCGCGCGATGCGCGAGCCGATCAAGGGCTTCGGCCCCCTCAGCGAGTACGTGATCCAGCGCGCGCGCAGCGTGATCGGCCGCGAGCGGCTGAGCCGCGCACATCCGGTGCTCGCGCGCGAGACCGTGCTCTTCGAGCAGCAGACCGCCGCGCTCGCCGCGGCGACCGAGCGCGTGCTGCGCAAGCACGGCAAGGACATCGCGGAGAAGCAGTTCGTGCAGAAGCGCATCGCCGAGGTCGCGATCGACCTCTACGCGATGGCGGCGACGCTCTCGCGCACCACGCGCGCGATCGAGGCGCGCGGCGAAGAAGGCGCGCGGCGCGAGATCGAGCTCTGTCAGGGCTTCGCGATCATCGCCGAGAAGCGCCTCGCGGATCGGCTCGGCGAGATGGAGCGCGACAGCGACGAGCTGCTGAAGAGCATCGCGACCCGCGCCTACGAGGACCGCGGGTACCCGCTCGACATCGTTTGA
- a CDS encoding HD domain-containing phosphohydrolase: protein MEYHGHDEAPRILVVDDEKVIREILADFLSMEGFWVRTAEDGSAALVELSRHHYDLVLSDLKMPNMGGLELLQAISKHTPNVVTVIMTGFGTVETAIDAMKRGAYDYILKPFKVEEVVHTIRRGLEKQKLTAENLRLKESLSLYKVSEAIAASLSLEEVMHTVTDAAIHELDADQVSIVLKDGMGGFFERGRELHPDFRPVSELASLDASALSRFFQEDQPLRVHGSQVFDYVKASETGMKPHSLVVCPLRMRKENVGFLGVFSYTRGKKFDEGQRKLLLMVAHRAAAAIENAKLYEDLKATFQQTIKGLASAIDKMDRYTSGHSERVAAYAQILAIKLGLPEEQVEIARQAALMHDIGKIGCVMNLNKPGKLSQEDYEVFKRHPDFGRDILEPITFLHPLIPGVHLHHERWDGRGYPLGMKAQEIPLLARIISVADTYDAMTSDRAYRKALPHDVAVNEILRCAASQFDPDCAHEFHEAIEADREEKQANGEPVPE from the coding sequence ATGGAATACCACGGTCACGACGAAGCGCCTCGCATCCTGGTCGTCGACGACGAGAAGGTGATTCGCGAGATCCTCGCGGACTTCCTCTCGATGGAGGGCTTCTGGGTCCGCACCGCGGAGGACGGAAGCGCCGCGCTCGTCGAGCTCTCGCGACACCACTACGACCTGGTCCTCAGCGACCTGAAGATGCCCAACATGGGCGGGCTCGAGCTGCTGCAGGCGATCAGCAAGCACACGCCCAACGTCGTCACGGTGATCATGACGGGCTTCGGCACCGTCGAGACCGCGATCGACGCGATGAAGCGCGGCGCGTACGACTACATCCTCAAGCCCTTCAAGGTCGAAGAGGTCGTCCACACGATCCGCCGCGGGCTCGAGAAGCAGAAGCTCACCGCGGAGAACCTGCGCCTCAAGGAGTCGCTCTCGCTCTACAAGGTGAGCGAGGCCATCGCCGCGTCCCTCTCGCTCGAAGAGGTGATGCACACCGTCACCGACGCCGCGATCCACGAGCTCGACGCCGATCAGGTGTCGATCGTGCTCAAGGACGGGATGGGCGGCTTCTTCGAGCGAGGCCGCGAGCTGCACCCGGACTTCCGCCCGGTGTCGGAGCTCGCGTCGCTCGATGCGAGCGCGCTGTCGCGCTTCTTCCAGGAGGACCAGCCGCTGCGCGTGCACGGCTCGCAGGTCTTCGACTACGTCAAGGCGAGCGAGACCGGCATGAAGCCGCACTCGCTCGTCGTCTGCCCACTTCGGATGCGCAAGGAGAACGTCGGCTTCCTCGGCGTCTTCAGCTACACGCGCGGCAAGAAGTTCGACGAGGGCCAGCGCAAGCTCTTGCTCATGGTCGCGCACCGCGCCGCGGCCGCGATCGAGAACGCGAAGCTGTACGAGGACCTCAAGGCGACGTTCCAGCAGACGATCAAGGGCCTCGCGAGCGCCATCGACAAGATGGATCGCTACACGTCGGGCCACTCGGAGCGCGTCGCGGCGTACGCGCAGATCCTCGCGATCAAGCTCGGTCTGCCCGAGGAGCAGGTCGAGATCGCGCGCCAGGCCGCGCTGATGCACGACATCGGCAAGATCGGCTGCGTGATGAACCTGAACAAGCCGGGGAAGCTCTCGCAGGAGGACTACGAGGTCTTCAAGCGACACCCCGACTTCGGCCGCGACATCCTCGAGCCGATCACGTTCCTGCACCCGCTGATCCCCGGCGTGCACCTGCACCACGAGCGCTGGGACGGCCGCGGCTATCCGCTCGGGATGAAGGCGCAGGAGATCCCGCTCCTCGCGCGCATCATCTCGGTCGCCGACACCTACGACGCGATGACGAGCGACCGCGCATACCGCAAAGCGCTGCCGCACGACGTCGCGGTGAACGAGATCCTCCGCTGCGCAGCATCGCAATTCGATCCCGACTGCGCGCACGAGTTCCACGAGGCGATCGAGGCCGATCGCGAAGAGAAGCAGGCGAACGGCGAGCCCGTTCCCGAGTGA
- a CDS encoding HDIG domain-containing metalloprotein codes for MLRTRVIAGWTSSIVLALVFATLVTMFARIEVFVEPLRVVPGEPAPVTLRLAPTRIHATEDGQVRPIRMIAPRVARGEIVEDPVTAALVTSYEDARRPPRADEIIGLFAVYFFLGLLAATWLRMLSPGRGALMRTQLGLLGITLLLVSYAKLYFLLTDAATTLVPIGALSLWVRVYLDRRTAFMIALVASCVVASMADFDPIAAVVFLACGMSPVLLVRDRKKTWTMLPAGVAGGIAGAALFAAARVLFVGEFDLDAELAQPLRSDFLGALASGPLAGIVAVGFHPLSWRALGAVSRQRLLELSDLDQPLLRKMAKEAPGSWEHARAMANLAEAAANAIGGDALLTRVGAYYHDLGKTIQPKLFVENLTRGEQTPHAQYEPDVSADAIMAHVVEGTNILRRGGVPEPVVEFAYTHHGTSVIEFFWHKTLEAGNPKGRDESFFRYPGMRPRTKETAILMLVDSIEAASRTIDPPERDKFEEMVQRIVFVKLRQGQLDESGLTLADLRTLTTQLVDTLCNVHHSRIRYPWQDRKDKGEKQLPIPGAATEEEVVRARAEAEEREADTPESETRPTDNASEDHDDHDHH; via the coding sequence ATGCTCCGCACGCGCGTCATCGCCGGCTGGACCTCGTCGATCGTGCTCGCGCTGGTCTTCGCGACGCTCGTCACGATGTTCGCGCGCATCGAGGTCTTCGTGGAGCCACTCCGCGTGGTCCCCGGCGAGCCAGCACCGGTCACGCTGCGCCTCGCGCCCACGCGCATCCACGCGACCGAGGACGGGCAGGTCCGACCGATCCGCATGATCGCGCCGCGCGTCGCGCGCGGTGAAATCGTCGAGGATCCCGTCACCGCCGCGCTCGTGACGTCCTACGAGGACGCGCGCCGCCCGCCCCGCGCCGACGAGATCATCGGGCTCTTCGCGGTCTACTTCTTCCTCGGCCTGCTCGCGGCGACGTGGCTCCGCATGCTGAGCCCCGGGCGCGGCGCGCTGATGCGCACGCAGCTCGGCCTGCTCGGGATCACGCTGCTCCTCGTCTCGTACGCGAAGCTCTACTTCCTGCTCACCGACGCCGCGACGACGCTCGTCCCGATCGGTGCGCTCTCGCTCTGGGTGCGCGTCTATCTCGATCGCCGCACCGCGTTCATGATCGCGCTGGTCGCGAGCTGCGTCGTCGCGTCGATGGCGGACTTCGATCCGATCGCGGCAGTCGTCTTCCTCGCGTGCGGCATGAGCCCGGTGCTGCTCGTGCGCGATCGCAAGAAGACGTGGACGATGCTGCCCGCGGGCGTCGCCGGCGGCATCGCGGGCGCCGCGCTCTTCGCCGCGGCACGCGTGCTCTTCGTCGGCGAGTTCGATCTCGACGCCGAGCTCGCGCAGCCGCTGCGCTCCGACTTCCTCGGCGCGCTCGCGTCGGGCCCGCTCGCCGGGATCGTCGCGGTCGGCTTCCATCCGCTCTCGTGGCGCGCGCTCGGCGCGGTGTCGCGACAGCGCCTGCTCGAGCTCTCCGACCTCGATCAGCCGCTCCTCCGCAAGATGGCGAAGGAAGCGCCGGGCTCGTGGGAGCACGCGCGCGCGATGGCGAACCTCGCCGAGGCCGCCGCGAACGCGATCGGCGGCGACGCGCTGCTCACGCGCGTCGGCGCCTACTACCACGACCTCGGCAAGACGATTCAGCCGAAGCTCTTCGTCGAGAACCTCACGCGCGGCGAGCAGACGCCCCACGCGCAGTACGAGCCCGACGTGAGCGCCGACGCGATCATGGCGCACGTGGTCGAGGGCACGAACATCCTGCGTCGGGGCGGCGTGCCCGAGCCCGTCGTGGAGTTCGCGTACACGCACCACGGCACGAGCGTGATCGAGTTCTTCTGGCACAAGACGCTCGAGGCCGGGAACCCGAAGGGCCGCGACGAGTCGTTCTTCCGCTATCCCGGCATGCGCCCGCGCACGAAGGAGACGGCGATCCTCATGCTCGTCGACTCCATCGAGGCCGCGTCGCGCACGATCGACCCGCCCGAGCGCGACAAGTTCGAGGAGATGGTGCAGCGCATCGTCTTCGTGAAGCTGCGCCAGGGTCAGCTCGACGAGTCCGGCCTCACGCTCGCCGATCTGCGCACGCTGACGACGCAGCTCGTCGACACGCTCTGCAACGTGCACCACTCGCGCATCCGCTACCCGTGGCAGGACCGGAAGGACAAGGGCGAGAAGCAGCTGCCCATCCCCGGCGCGGCCACCGAAGAAGAAGTCGTCCGCGCGCGCGCCGAGGCCGAGGAGCGCGAGGCCGACACGCCGGAGAGCGAGACGCGTCCCACCGACAACGCATCCGAGGACCACGACGACCATGACCACCACTGA
- a CDS encoding TetR/AcrR family transcriptional regulator, which yields MNRDEHEGGGLRERKKAEKEAAIRDAAAALFKERGFDATTTQAVAERAGIAKGTVFLYAPTKVDLVAMVFQDRMRRTAAQALALRTEGGLVAELDAIFGRFFAMYAKDPELARIFVKELAFATEGARRAREEIDSAFVGALVERIEQHKQVGAVRADVPSMLAAVTVFGLYIFALMGWLGGASPSVDAARAHLRASLELLVRGLAEEGGSWKQQQERSSTKERSRSAKRGRSTSTRGASETAATKRRGSS from the coding sequence ATGAATCGGGACGAGCACGAGGGCGGCGGGCTCCGCGAGCGCAAGAAGGCCGAGAAGGAAGCGGCGATCCGCGACGCGGCAGCTGCGCTCTTCAAGGAGCGAGGGTTCGACGCGACGACGACCCAGGCGGTCGCAGAGCGCGCCGGGATCGCGAAGGGGACGGTGTTCCTCTACGCGCCGACGAAGGTCGACCTCGTCGCGATGGTCTTCCAGGACCGCATGCGACGCACGGCCGCGCAGGCGCTCGCGCTGCGCACCGAGGGCGGATTGGTCGCGGAGCTCGACGCGATCTTCGGACGCTTCTTCGCGATGTACGCGAAGGACCCGGAGCTCGCGCGCATCTTCGTGAAGGAGCTCGCGTTCGCGACCGAGGGCGCGCGGCGCGCGCGCGAGGAGATCGACTCGGCGTTCGTGGGCGCGCTCGTCGAGCGCATCGAGCAGCACAAGCAGGTCGGCGCGGTGCGCGCGGACGTGCCCTCGATGCTCGCCGCGGTGACCGTGTTCGGTCTCTACATCTTCGCGCTGATGGGCTGGCTCGGCGGCGCTTCGCCGAGCGTGGACGCGGCGCGCGCGCATTTGCGCGCGTCGCTCGAGCTCTTGGTGCGCGGGCTCGCGGAGGAGGGTGGATCGTGGAAGCAGCAGCAGGAACGGTCGTCTACGAAGGAACGCTCTCGCTCCGCGAAGCGCGGAAGAAGTACTTCGACGCGTGGGGCTTCGGAGACGGCGGCTACGAAGCGACGTGGGTCGAGCTGA
- a CDS encoding CPBP family intramembrane glutamic endopeptidase has translation MSRRRITGALVAYAVTIIVALGLGLALGRPMIVRHPSAIVDLGGAASVVSIGLGLVVGMITIMSTRSLLARTRWAKALRSELKTFVEGASGAQLVLLGLASGVAEELLFRGALQPALGYVVTSIGFGLLHLAPRRDLVPWTAWAVVMGFVLGGIYELTGALEGPIVAHVLINVVNLRVIARHDARLDPGDGRLEPPKLVARVRRDR, from the coding sequence GTGAGCCGTCGGCGCATCACCGGTGCGCTCGTCGCGTACGCCGTGACGATCATCGTGGCGCTGGGCCTCGGGCTCGCGCTGGGGCGGCCGATGATCGTGAGACATCCGTCGGCGATCGTGGATCTCGGGGGCGCCGCGAGCGTCGTGTCGATCGGCCTCGGTCTCGTGGTCGGTATGATCACGATCATGTCGACGCGCTCGCTGCTCGCGCGGACGCGGTGGGCGAAGGCGCTGCGCAGCGAGCTCAAGACGTTCGTCGAGGGCGCGAGCGGCGCGCAGCTCGTTCTGCTGGGTCTGGCGAGCGGTGTGGCGGAAGAGCTGCTGTTCCGCGGCGCGCTCCAGCCCGCGCTGGGCTACGTCGTCACGTCGATCGGGTTCGGGCTGCTGCACCTCGCGCCGCGCCGCGACCTCGTGCCGTGGACCGCGTGGGCGGTCGTGATGGGCTTCGTGCTCGGCGGCATCTACGAGCTGACGGGCGCGCTCGAGGGGCCGATCGTGGCGCACGTGCTGATCAACGTCGTGAACCTGCGCGTGATCGCGCGGCACGACGCGCGGCTCGATCCCGGCGATGGCCGGCTCGAGCCGCCGAAGCTCGTCGCGCGCGTGCGGCGCGACCGCTGA